DNA sequence from the Stenotrophomonas sp. 24(2023) genome:
CGGTCAGCCGTGGCCACGAAGTAGGCCTGATCAACGACCGCCTGCTGAACTTCGTGCAGACCAACGCGCGCAAGCTCAACGACGCCATCGATATCTCGCTGGACCTGCACTTCGACTACTTCGGCCTGCGTACCCTGTACGACCGCTACCTGCTGCGCCACCCGCACACCCGCAAGGTGATCGAGACCCCGCAGCAGTTCTTCCTGCGCATCGCCAGCGCGCTGAGCGAGGACGTGTCCGAGACCCTGGCGCTGTACAAGCGCATGGGCAACCTGGACTACCTGCCGTCCAGCCCGACCCTGTTCAATTCCGGCACCACCCACGAGCAGCTGTCCTCGTGCTTCCTGCTGGATTCGCCGCAGGATTCGCTGGAATCGATCTACTCCAAGTACGGCGACATCGCCCAGCTGTCCAAGTTCTCCGGCGGCATCGGCGTGAGCTACACCCGCGTGCGTTCGCGCGGCTCGCTGATCAAGTCCACCAACGGCCATTCCAACGGCATCGTGCCGTGGCTGAAGACCATGGATTCGTCCGTGGCCGCGGTGAACCAGGGTGGCAAGCGCAAGGGCGCGGCCTGCGTGTACCTGGAAACCTGGCACGCCGACGTCGAGGACTTCCTCGAACTGCGCGACAACACCGGTGACGAAGCCCGCCGCACGCACAACCTGAACCTGGCCAACTGGGTGCCGGACCTGTTCATGAAGCGCGTGGAAGCCGACCAGGAATGGTCGCTGTTCGACCCGCGCGTGGTGCCCGAATTCACCGACCTGTACGGCGAAGCCTTCGAGGCCGCCTACCTGCAGGCCGAAGCCCAGGGCAAGGCCAACCGCACCATCTCCGCGCGCAAGCTGTATGCCCGCATGATGCGTACGCTGGCCGAGACCGGCAACGGCTGGATGACCTTCAAGGACAAGTGCAACCGCGCCAGCAACCAGACCCTGCGTCCGGGCAACGTGATCCACCTGTCCAACCTGTGCACCGAAATCCTGGAAGTCACTTCCAACGATGAAACCGCGGTGTGCAACCTGGGTTCGATCAACCTGGGCAACCACTTCGACGAGCACAACGAGTTCGATTTCGAGAAGCTGGCCGAGACCGTGCGCCTGGCCGTGCGCCAGCTCGACCGCGTGATCGACCTGAACTTCTACCCGATCGAAACCGCCCGCCGCGCCAACCTGCGCTGGCGTCCGGTCGGCCTGGGCTGCATGGGCCTGCAGGACGTGTTCTTCCGCAAGCGCCTGCCGTTCGACAGCGCCGAAGCCCGCGCCCTGTCGAAGAAGATCGCCGAAACGATCTACTTCCACGCGCTGGAAACCTCGGTGGAACTGGCCCAGGAACGCGGCAAGCACCCCTCGTTCAACGACACCCGTGCCGCCAGCGGCGAACTGCAGTTCGACGCCTGGAACGTGGTGCCGGAAGACACCGCGCGCTGGGATGCCCTGCGTGCCCGCATCAAGGAGCATGGCCTGCGCAACTCGCTGATGATCGCCATCGCCCCGACCGCGACCATCGCGTCGATCGCCGGCTGCTACGAGTGCGTCGAACCGCAGGTGTCCAACCTGTTCAAGCGTGAAACTCTGTCCGGCGACTTCCTGCAGGTCAACCGCTACCTGGTGGGTGAACTGAAGAAGCTGGGCCTGTGGACGCC
Encoded proteins:
- a CDS encoding ribonucleoside-diphosphate reductase subunit alpha, whose protein sequence is MTTESSATIDKESEFLLTSPPTANAMSVTKRNGTTELVDLNKIVRAVQRSSEGLHAVDPMRVATRTISGLYNGATTRELDELSIRTAALLIGEEPEYGRLAARLLANYIAKEVSGQEIYAFSQSVSRGHEVGLINDRLLNFVQTNARKLNDAIDISLDLHFDYFGLRTLYDRYLLRHPHTRKVIETPQQFFLRIASALSEDVSETLALYKRMGNLDYLPSSPTLFNSGTTHEQLSSCFLLDSPQDSLESIYSKYGDIAQLSKFSGGIGVSYTRVRSRGSLIKSTNGHSNGIVPWLKTMDSSVAAVNQGGKRKGAACVYLETWHADVEDFLELRDNTGDEARRTHNLNLANWVPDLFMKRVEADQEWSLFDPRVVPEFTDLYGEAFEAAYLQAEAQGKANRTISARKLYARMMRTLAETGNGWMTFKDKCNRASNQTLRPGNVIHLSNLCTEILEVTSNDETAVCNLGSINLGNHFDEHNEFDFEKLAETVRLAVRQLDRVIDLNFYPIETARRANLRWRPVGLGCMGLQDVFFRKRLPFDSAEARALSKKIAETIYFHALETSVELAQERGKHPSFNDTRAASGELQFDAWNVVPEDTARWDALRARIKEHGLRNSLMIAIAPTATIASIAGCYECVEPQVSNLFKRETLSGDFLQVNRYLVGELKKLGLWTPEMRDTIKLAEGSVQGVSQIPEALRQVYRTAWELPMRALIDMAAERGAFIDQSASLNLFMESPNIGAMSSMYMYAWKQGIKTTYYLRSRPATKIAKTTVSTYTPAEAVACSLENPEACEACQ